The Symphalangus syndactylus isolate Jambi chromosome 1, NHGRI_mSymSyn1-v2.1_pri, whole genome shotgun sequence DNA segment ggctgatgcaaaggcacaatctcggctcaccgaaacctctgcctccctggttcaagtgattctcctgcctcagcttcccaaatagctggggttacaggcgtgcgccaccacacccagctaactttgtgtttttagtagagatgggtttctccatgttggtgaggctggtatcgagctcccaacctcaagtgatctgcctgccttggcctcccaaagtgctgggattataggcgtgagccacacaccCGCCTATGCATGTCCTTTCAGCAAAATTATTAGTAGCATCCCAtttcactctcaaaagtgtccCAATTTAAGTAAATCATAGGATCATCCTACCTAGAATTTTCTCAATGCTTTCCTTAGGGCATCTTTCAGTTCCTTGTTCCTCAAACTATAGATCAAGGGGTTTAAAATGGGAGTGATAAATGTGTAGGCCACAGATACCAGCCGGCCCATCTCAGGAGAGTAGCTGGAAATGGGGGACAAGTATATAAAGCTGGTGCAGCCATACTGCAGGAGGACCACTAAGATGTGAGAAGAGCAGGTGGAGTAGGCTCGCTGGCGCCCTTCTGCTGACTGGATCCGTAAAATGGCTACCACGATGAAGacacaggagatggagatcaATGAGAGGGGGATGCTAAGGACGATGAAGCTGATGATATACAGAGCAGTCTTGTGAACACGTGTGTCTGCACAAGCCAAGTGCATGACTGAAGGCATGTCACAGTAGAAGTGGTAGATCTCATCGTTGTGGCAGAATGGGAGATGGAAGATTAAAATGGTGAGTGGCAGTGACAGCAGGAACCCCAGCACCAAGGAGCCTACCAGCAGCTCCACACACAAGGACCAGCTCATGATGAGGCTGTATCGCAGCGAGTGACAGATCGCTATAAACAGGTCATAAGCCATGACTGCCAGCAGGACGCAATCTGCCCCAcccaagaagacaaagaaaaacatttgggTGCCACATCCTGTGATGGAAACAGGAGTTTTGCCCACTGAAAGGAGGTTTGCCAAGGCCAATGGGGCGATGGTAGATGTATAGAAGATTTCTAGAACTGCCAGGTTAGCCAGGAaaaagtacatgggggtgtggagggaaTGATTGATCTGAACAATGACTGCAATTGTAGCATTTCCACTGAGGCTAGTCAGATACATCACCAAGAAGGCCACAAAAATCAGCATCTGGACCTCAGGGTCAGGTGAGAATAGACGAAAGAAAAACTGCATCTTTGcagtttcatttattccttccatGAGTAGAGTATTGGACCTAAGAGGAAAGATGACATGGGCCTCAAGGCATCTCTGGTTTCATATGATGATTTCCCAACTTCTCCATTCAGTGTTCAGGCACTTGCTGAGAAACCTCAGGAATGATgtgcatgttttcattttatagcaGATTATACAGCattataatttatacatttgCCACCTCCTCATCttgcctctcccacctcccaagtACCAAAGACTGAAAAATCCTCAGTGGCAGGGACTttgattatcttttttattttattttatttttttgagctagagtctcgctctgtcacacaggctggagtacagtggcgcaatcttggctcactgcaacctctgcctcctggatttaagttattctcatgcctcagcctcctgagtagttgggattacaggtgcccgtcaccatgcctggctaatttttatatttttagtaaagatggggtttcactgtgttggccaggctggtctcaaactcctgacctcaggtgatctgccagcctctgcctcccaaagtgctgggattacaggtgtaagccaccacgcctggcctgatgatctttattttaattccagtgcctagcacagtgcctactGTATAGGGTTTCTAAGAAGCATTTGCtgaacaaattaatgaataaagCAAATTGAAAGTTCAAAGTtacaaaatggataaaatagGGTATTGATTAATTATataagacaataaataaaaaattttaggaTTGTATAGGCAGATGTAtgccataatttaaaaagaattgtgTTGCTGACATATTATGAAATTGAATCATAAACTCTGTAGTATATCTCAAAACCTAGAGactttattgatttatatttttcctttatcctATATGTCCCTACATACTGCAAGTTCACCTTTCAAAGAGTCTCTCCTATCTGTTGCTTTGGTCCTTTCCCATTTCCTTAATCAGCTTTCTCCATTGTTATATTCCATGTAGATTCTTGTGATAGCTATCTATTCTCccatctcccttctcctccctctgtAATCCATCCTGCTCTCTGTTATCATGTTGCTCATATGCTTAGAAATTTTCAGTGCCTTCCTATTGCTTAAATGTCGACCTTCACAGTCTTCTGCCAATTATTCCAGTCTCTCTTGGAGCTGACTTTTTTGGACCAATCCTGCTATGGCACTTAAATATCCCTGTTACAGACCACATGGTCTACTCATTGGCCTCTTACTCAGATTCTCCTTCCTGCTTCATATACTTCTATTCTCCTTCCGACTAGAAATGCTGTCTCCTCTCTTTTGCTTAATCCAAATCGTACCCAATTTTCAAATTCTAGGATATGTTGTTCTTTTATGAAATCTCCCTAGg contains these protein-coding regions:
- the OR10V1 gene encoding olfactory receptor 10V1, translating into MEGINETAKMQFFFRLFSPDPEVQMLIFVAFLVMYLTSLSGNATIAVIVQINHSLHTPMYFFLANLAVLEIFYTSTIAPLALANLLSVGKTPVSITGCGTQMFFFVFLGGADCVLLAVMAYDLFIAICHSLRYSLIMSWSLCVELLVGSLVLGFLLSLPLTILIFHLPFCHNDEIYHFYCDMPSVMHLACADTRVHKTALYIISFIVLSIPLSLISISCVFIVVAILRIQSAEGRQRAYSTCSSHILVVLLQYGCTSFIYLSPISSYSPEMGRLVSVAYTFITPILNPLIYSLRNKELKDALRKALRKF